The following is a genomic window from Theobroma cacao cultivar B97-61/B2 chromosome 10, Criollo_cocoa_genome_V2, whole genome shotgun sequence.
AAGtctctttcttttcaactGAGTTAAGTTCTACTTTCGAAGTTGTTTCTCtctacaaaacaaaaaaatataatgaggaaatgaatttaaaagaaTAGTAGAAGAAGAAGTAAAGGATGAACTTATTTTTCAATGCATGTGAAGAGCATTACCTTCTTCATTTACATTTCTTGTCTTTTTGAAAGAAATCAAGCGCAAGGATACATTGGTGTTACTTACAGGAAGAGTGTAAAGACAAGCTCTAAGATTAGCTAAAGGCACAATAAAAAATCTTCATTCTTCAAGACATTCCCTTCAATAAGCAAACCACTTAGAATTGTGGATGCCAACTCTATCAAAGCTGGGACAGTAGAACTCTTAGGTTTATCTAAATGGAGTTGAAGTCCTGCTatgagaaatgaagaaacacaagaagaaaaactgataaatgaagaaaagttaGGCAGAGTTGGTTAATCAAACCAAAATTGGCGTGCCACTCTATAAGGAGAATATACCTCgacagaaagaaaatttttttctccaCCCGAATTGTAATTCTTAATCATAGAAGGCAATTGGGAATTGTGAACCCATATACAAAAGTTAATACCTTGTGAACTCATTCTTCTAGACTATAGAGGCTagcaattataataaattccAAGATCACTAAATCCATTTATAGGCTACACATAAGTTTTGAGtttgaattcttttataaCATCCATCATTTCAAGAACATTACCTCTTGGGAGTCGATCATGCCACACCCAAGCTCTATAGTTGTTCCTGGATAAAGGGTTATTCACAGAAAAAGATGCAAAAGTATACTCATTAGGCATAAGAGCGCAAGTACCAAACCTTTCCCATAGGCATATTTGAATAATGGAAGCATCCGTAGAAGTCAAAACTTTGTAACGCTCAGTTGACTCGATAGTTTTGAGTTAGCACAACGTTAGCCTCTTGTATAGAAATCTTAAATATAGTAGAGTAATAGGAAAACGTATTcctttaacaatttttattgCTAAAGGAACAACTGTTGAAGAGCTACCATCATTTGGACACCTTGGGAGTATATGTCATGCAAACCAAAAGATTATTAAGGCCACTAGCATGTGTTCATGGTCTAGGTACCCAAGAGGGCCAATCTCAATTTCCCTAGCATTGAACTTCTTATAAAATACCCCTATCCAATTGGAGAATCGTGTAACCTTTGCAGTTTTACTTAAACTCTTGAGtagattaaagaaaaagtctcAAATACATACCTTTTTTTCAGAAAGCTTGATAGAGTAAAAATCATGCCTCCCCATGCAAGGAAGTTTCAAAAGAATACACATATCTTCTAGAGTGAAAGTAAATTCCCCCCATGCTGTAATCATAGTATGAGAAAAAGTGCTTCACCTTGCTAGAATAACATGCCATACAtccatcattttctctctACGAATATTGAGTTTTGAAGTAACACGTACAATATCAAGTATTCCAGCAGATGAGAGAAGTTTAACATAAGTAAGATTCTTCAACACCTTGTTTACCCACTCATCCTAGCCATGAACAAATTGAGAATTGAAGCCTAGCGTAGTAGCAAAAAGTGGAAACTCACCACGCTCAAACCTGAACTTTAAAATAGATAATCCTGGGATGCCACTTCTTTTATAAGGAGGTGCTTTTGAGTATAGATGATTCCAATCATATCCAACAGTCTCAGAGGGATGTTCATCAACTTGTCTGGCACCTAAAAATGATCTTCATCTCTTTCTCTAATAATTTCATCTTTCCAGTTTTTAGGGACAGGAAGAACTTTACCACTCTTTCCtactctaatttttttaagaagaaTTACTTTGGAATcattattcttctttttatgtGCAATGGTCTTCTTCCTTATTACAATCCTTTTAGGCTCATCATAATGGATCTTTGAAAGGAAACGCGTCCTAAGCataaaggaaaatggaaaaaaaaacttacaaaCATGATCATGGAAAAAGAGATAAGTATACATACgtaataatttttgtatttacctatttattaagcataaaaaaacaaaacaacaaagtaaaataacaaaacttatcaaaattatagattttaatattattatttttaaaaatatatataaaataaaaaaaaattatatatatgcaatataaaaatatatataataaataagtaaaacttaaaaaaaatctacaacttcaaacaaaaaaaataaataataataaaataattacaacatTATAAAAAGTGCCGCACATGCCACAACCTTCAACACAAAAgccaagtaaaaaaaaaaaaaaaaaggaaagctaTGCCGTGTCTTAAGCCTACAACAAAAGCACTGTTTCCCGAAGTCCTCTTTTACACTTTTGCTTGTACCGTGAGAAATTAAAATGCTGAAGACAAAATAGCTTTctaaaaagacaaaataaggttaaaatatcaaaagcataaatgattaatttttatattttcaagaaaattttaattttttccaatAGAAAATttcgtaaaaaaaaaacttaatttttgataGTGAACTGATTAATTGATCCCAAAAGCATTTCATATCTCcatttttattgaaatcatAGATGAAAGAGGCAGAGAAGAGGGTACTCCCCATGAGACCTGGAGATGTGACCATGGATATTAGCTTGAGCTGTAATGGAATTGACTGTTACAACCAAGCTATCTATCCAAAGTACCCAAATTCTAGCAAGGTGAGAGGAATTAGGAATTAGCAAGCTATCTTTCCCTCTGACTATTCCTGGACatagatgaatttttttttttaattaagtcattcattataattaattagtaaGTACAAAAGAAGGCATGTCAGCCATAGGAACAGCAACTGCAGGTAACAGATGATGAGAGGTACTCACTGTTACAAAAGATCAAAGGCAAAAGAAAAACCTGAGTAGAGCCCTGCCTATGAAATGAACTAAAAAACAGAACAGTAAAGAGCAGCCAAACGTTGGTGAGAAAAACAGGATGTGGTGATCCAAATTTCAGAGAGTAAGAACAATAAAAGAGGTTAGAATCAAAGAGACCATTTAATTCACCACCAGGCAGAAAATTAAAGTGTGATTACAGACAAATTAAATGTAAACTTACATGTGGATAACATTGAAAGATATTATCCATGAAATCAAAACTCATATGTGGCTAACATTGAAAGATATTATccatgaaatgaaaacttaaTTATATGTGGCTAACATTGAAAGATATTATTCATGAAATGAAAGCAAAATGAGCCTAACTTTGGGACCAAAAGATATTATCACAAAATAGCCAGACAAAACATTGAAAAGATGTTAAAAGCATTCTAAACATGGGCAGCCTAGCTTTATGTGTGATACGTCTGAAACATGCATGGGAGCCAGAATTGACTGGGACATGTGTAACAGTTCCATTGCACCACGTACGTACatgttggttttttttaagataaattatttataacgccacttaattttttgagagttttcattttgatcacgtaattttaaaacataaaattctaGTCACCGACgtttgattattattttagaCTCTCAACCGTTAGAAATTATTCAACATTTCTACGGTTTGGTCTAGaaataatttgttaaaaaaaaaagatgtttAGTAATGTACTCCAATGATTTCGCACATGAAAAACATAAGTTAATTTAGTCATGTACTTCAAATTTTGGTTTAATGATAAgcgaataaattttttattcaaaaaaattaaatataaattccattttccaaataaataagtaagaaTATTTTGACATTAGTGTCTAGCCTAGTTACATTAAtacattaattattaataaattttggtATACGATAATTTGGATAAACAGAAAGTTTAGCTAGTGagcttaataaaattcaatgtcaattactttttgattttaacttaaatttaGGCCAAATTAGTtcctcttaaaaaaatattgtacttaattttattaatttattctcCTAGGATTTACTAAAATAGCTTGAGATTGCAAATTCTTTAGTTAAATTTGATGCTGATAGATAGGAGATATGTCATGCCTGGTGAAAACTTTTGTATGAgatttgacttttttattttttatggcTGATTACTCTCATTTTAGTTTATAATGTTTTCTAAAATAGCttggtaaatttattttaaaaataacctttaatataaagttaattatttttatcgaaCTTTTACtatgatttgacaaaaatactcttaaaatcattttaaacaaattaaatgttCTCAATTGTTCTTTCCTACCATCCATTTGTTGTGCTtcccatttttttctctcGTCATCCAACTTCATCTGATTTTACCATCATCACCATCTCTCTTTGTCTATCTCTCGCCGTCTCGTCATACTGCCATCGATTTACAGACCAATAAGCATGACATGGAGGGTTACAATATGTTCTTATGTTTATTGGTTTACATTCACAAAACCTTCTCTTTGTTTGCCTCTCACCATTTCATCATATTATTGTCGAAGAGAATAGCATGGTGagtaataatatattataaggTTTATTGATGTTGAGTTTTTTTGTGATTCAAGTCTAGTAGAGCATACCTTGGTGTATAACATCAATAGAAAGAAGGAAGTTTTGGCGTGTAATATCTGGTGTTGAAGCTTTGGCCTTGGCAGGTAACATTTGCCACTAAAGCTTTGGTATGTAGCCTCTTCTGTTGAAATGTGTAACATTTGCTTAGGCTTGCagtgtcattttgtttttcttttttgttgtttttagctATTGTAGAGCATAGTAAACTAAGTTTTTGATTGCaaatatttatacatatatatatatatgtatatatagatatgtatatatatctaaaaaaatctaaatgaaggtgacaaaaagttttttactttaaaattgTTAATCCTTTAGTCCgttcatcttcttcttttttaaaaaatttttaaaattgttttttaccaaaattttcttgaaaatcaaCAATTTGTTTACATTcacaaaactcaaaaattgaTGAGTTTAAGTTATAAGtgaaatgaaatatataaattagaaTACTGTCTAgagttgttacacaccatgtatGCATGTAACAACTCTAATGCACTTAATGTGTAATAAATCTATTGAATATGACATGATGTGTAACAACATGTTTTTCTACGTACCTgcatgtaacaacattttttttaaaatagtgtctagcaaaatttttttgaacatgacgtgtaacaataatattttttaaacatgacATGTAACTTGCTCCTTCATATTTCGTTATAACATAAACTCTTGGAGTTAAACACCTCAAACATAACatgtaaaaaatttttatcaacataacgtgtaacaatatttttttgaacatgacgtgtaataaaaacatttttttaaagatgaCATGTTTGGTCTCTTTGTATTTTATGAGAATATAAACTTTTAGAGTTAAACATATTtaccaaatatattaaaaagttattcaACATCAATGTTACTGCTGGGATGAAATGGATTTGAACAAACAGATATTATTCAACATTACCAAATTTAGATATTAGTTTTAgggttattttatttgttacaTTTTCTCTAATCATAACAAAAGACATGGTATgcaataacttttttttttcaatatgacatgtaacaaaatttttttcaacacatGCTTGAAAATGAGAAGGTTTTCATTAAGAGCAATTTTATCCACAAATCTTTTCTCTTgactaaaaacaattaaaattaaaagaaaataattttcgaAAACACTTTATCCTTAAgggttaaaaaaaatcatcctTTTATATTATAGTAAATGAAAGAACTAtatgtaattaaaaattataataaaattaggtAAAAAGGAAGTTCGAACTTTAAATCTTAAGTTCAAAGTAtagtttatattatattgcTTTTCAGTTAGTTTCAAAAGcaaattaagaaaacaaataccaaaaataagaaacaaatagaaaaatgatgaatgacCAAAATTCTCACACCTTTGTCTCTATAAATAGCTATGCCTATCATCCTTGTGTGCAGACAAAAAAACAGATAGACAATATACTAGTGTTTGATTATTAGCAAATGGATAATTCCTCAACCATTTCCTTTCAAACTCAGCTGCCATGGGGCTCCCATGATTTTGCCATCTCCACACTTGTTTcatttcattcaacacttGTCCTAGTGCTTCTCTTTGCACCCCTTGTCCTTGTCAAATTGAAATGCACTACTAGAAAGAATTACAGCAACCGAGCACCTCTCCCTCCAGGGCCAACTCCCTGGCCCGTCATTGGAAACCTTCCTGAAATATGGAAAAACAAACCTGCCTTCAGGTGGATTCATGGCCTCATGAAACAACTCGATACTGACATTGCTTGTATCCGCCTGGCAAACATTCATGTCATTCCTGTCACTTCACCTGAAATCGCTCGAGAATTCTTGAAAAAATATGATGCTGTTTTCGCATCGAGGCCACTTACAATGGCAACTGAGTTGGCTTCTCGCGGTTTCTTGTCAACCATCTTGGTGCCATGGGGAGATCAgtggaagaaaatgagaaggGTGGTTACTTCTAACATAATGAGACCAGAAACACTAAGCTGGTTACTCCATAAGAGAACCCAAGAAGCTGATAATCTTGTTAGGTTCATTTACAACCAATGCGTCAACCCTGAAAATGACAGTTCCAATGGCTCTGTCATAGACCTAAGACTTGCAGTTAGGCAATACACTGGCAATGTCATCAGGAGGATGATGTTCAACAAAAGATACTTTGGCAAAGGCAAAGAAGATGGAGGGCCTGGgcatgaagaagaagaacacgTCGAATCAATCTTTACAGTGCTCATTCACCTTTACTCTTTCGCCCTATCAGATTATGCACCCTGGCTGAGACCATTAGATTTGGAGGGTCATGAAAAGATTGTGAGTGAGGCTATGAGAATTGTCAATGGCTACCATGACCCCATCATCGATGAGAGAGTACAACAGTGgagagaagggaagaagaaggagCCTGAAGACTTGCTTGATGCCTTCATTTTAGCAAAGGATTCAGATGGGAAGCCAGCACTTTCAGTTGAAGAGATCAAAGCCCAATGCTTTGTGAGATTCTTACTTGTCCAAACAcgatataatatatttttaggtTAACTAAAGGTTGATGATCCTTATTTCGTATGCAGGACTTAATGCTTGCAACAGTGGACAATCCTGCCAATGCAGCAGAATGGGCAATGGCAGAGATGATCAACCAACCCGAAACTCTCCAGAAAGCAATCGAGGAAATAGATGGTGTGGTAGGAAAGGACAGGTTGGTTCAGGAGACTGATATTCCGAAACTCAACTTTGTAAAAGCTTGTGCAAGGGAAGCCTTCCGGCTTCACCCCATGGCACCCTTTAACCCACCCCATGTCTCGAACGCCGACGCCATAGTTGCTGGCTACTTCATCCCCAAAGGTAGTCACGTCCTGCTCAGCCGGGTAGGCCTAGGCCGGAACCCCCAGGTTTGGGACGAGCCATTGAAGTTCAAACCTGAGCGCCATTTGAAGGATGGCTCGATGGAAGTTAACCTGACAGAGACGGAACtgaggttcatttcttttagtACAGGAAGGCGCGGGTGCATAGGCGTTGCTCTTGGATCTGAAATGACTATAATGCTATTCGCCAGGCTGATCCAAGGTTTTGCATGGAAGGTGCCGCCTGATGAGGCAAAAATTGACCTTTCAGAATCGGAAGATAATCTGTTCCTAGCAAAACCATTGCATGCACTTGCTAAACCTCGCTTGCCTGCTGCAGTATATGATCAGCTCAATTACAAGTGAAAAGATTTAATGCAAGACTACTACTAAAATAAACTGTAACTGATTAAGTTACTTGTATGTTAATTTCCATTAATCCAGCCGTACAAGTTACATTTCCTCGATTTATCCATGTAgtgggaattttttttttttgtgttagACCAAGTCGAAATGAAGGCACACATAACTCGTATTCGAAGTagaatacaaatattttattttcacttgGTGTCTCTTTTCATCAATTTGCATCGTATATCCGGCAAACTTTTCTATATTAACATCACTCTTACCACTATATTATTTGTGTTCTGTTTGAGCACACTATAGAATTAATGAGGGTATCAAAAGGAAAGAGAGGATTTTTATTCAATTCCAAGAGATAATCACAAGCCCATCGAGAAATAATGCTAAGCAAATAAAGTggaaattaaacataattcACAATCATTTCCAGATAATCTAATCCACAATTAAACATAATGCTAAACACACTCTTGATGTGGgttttttaagttattttacaCTGCTGAATTTATGGCAACactatacatttttttttgtgttgaCCAATTGGTAATTAAAGAACACATAACTAATATTCCATGTAGAATAAATATCATTTACCTCCACTTAATTAATgtcttgttttaaaattatagtTCATGTATTCTGTAAATTTCTATATTAACGTCACTCTTGTTGTTATACTATTTGCTTGCTATAAGCAAGCTATCGAATTGAGACTCCAGGTGAACGTAGAGAATTTGTAAATCCTCATGGACTATATAACTCTAAAACATACATGGCGGTCCCAAGTGCATGTCTCTATCACTTTCAAACTTctaaatcaatattttaaatgtgTCATATTTTAGTTCCATATATAGTAATATTTAGTCAAAGAACTTCGtcaaagaaatcaaaagattagatcaacatcaaaaacaaaattgataatgatttttGATATTCTGTCTCTCTTATCTTTTACGTTTCAATACattaagtaattttttttaaatagtacCCTGAGAGTTGAAAATTGATCCAGCACATTTATATACTGGTGATGGGTACTAGTGACAAAAACAGGGacgaaggaaagaaagaaaggatcTCTAATTCTCGACCACCCATTTGGGTTTTTGGTATATATCTTAACTGTAACACTGTGTCGTTTTCATAGCTAGATACTTAGCACCAGGGCACTTCCAAGGTAGAGAATACACAACGTGGGTCTCGTGTGGGCGGCCATATGGCTTCAGCAGGACCATGGAACTTGGAAGGGTCAAATATCGGGATGATAACAACCTTTTTGTGTCTTTGAATCCTCAATTCCCCATGacctaaaataataaaacatgcATGGTTTGTTTATCTACATTGTTTACCAAACAATAATGATACTTTACAATCGGGTATCgtgtattattatttttttttaactcaacTAAAAAAGAGAATATATCAAAAGACATTACGAGTACATGATGGATAATCAATTTCGTTGATTATCAAAGACACTGATATAAGAAACATTACCAATAGTTTGAGAAAGATAATCAACTTCGTTGAAAATCTGCCATGGTTTCCATGGTCTTTGACGAACATCAGAAACCCAAGAAAGAGCTACTTTAGAATCAGATTCAAAGAGAAGCTGAGCTCCAATAGATTGAGAAGCAGAAAAAAGGCGAAGAGCATGAAGGATGGCCATGAGCTCAGCATAATTTGAATCATGATATCCTAGGGGACCATAAAAAATGCCCAACAATGAACCTTCAGAGTTTCTTAACACACCTCCACATCCAGAGGGACTAGGCTTACCTCAAGCAGATCTGTtaatattgaatttaaaactttcttcCAACAGAGGCTACCATGAAGAGATGGAGCCAGAGCTGAAAGAAGGATGCAAAAAGTGAATAACAGACGAATTAGtctgataactctatgatgtAGAGTTActtgagcttaattttaatagtaatttagcttaattcttgaggtaatgcatagaaattaataagttttatttaaattattttaaactaattaatttaGGCGAGTCAATCttatcttagttaattttatgcttaatttagtgttaatatgattaagatagattgttattgatttactCGTACTTTTGTAAGTTTTTAATGAAgcaagaattttaatggaagaatgagagcaattttgaggtGCAAACTTTCACTACACATATCTCGGTAATTCACCCATATCTCTTtctacagaactccaaatgagatgattcttggagcattggaaagataagagaaaaagctaGAACTTTCCCATATACCACTTAACCCATATGTGTTTGTCTGGTTTATTTTCCACAAAAATAACTGAAGATAATTTAGGAAGAATTTCATTATAAGAATCTAATTCCCAAATGTGAAGGGTTCGCCTAAAGGAAATATACCAAGAGCCATCAATCCATGCATCAGAAACTCTAGCTTCTTTGTTCAAAGCTAGGGAAAATAGGCAAGGGAACCTGGAACAAACAGTGTCACTATCAAACATCCACTTATCCAACCATAAATAAAGAGTAGCCCTATTGCCAATACACCATTGACAAGCCGAGAAGCCAACTAAATCTACCACCTTGGTATTAGTGGGGAGTTGTGTAATACATTTCCAAACAAAAGGCATCTTATTAGAGTGAGAAGTGGTTGGAATCCAATGAACTCTGCCAGCCCCATATTTTTCCACAATCAAACAATGTCAAAGAGCATTTTCCTCAATGCCATATCTCCACCACCATTTGCCAAAATGGGCAATATTCTTATGGCATAGATTAGAGATACCAATACCCTCAAAGTGTTTAAGCTTACATACCGTGCTCCATTTCACTTTTGAAAGTTTACGAGTATTCGATGAGTGACCCCAAAGAAATGAATGCCTAAGCTAATCAATTTTGGTAATAACACTTTTTGGAGCCTTAAAAATGGACATATAATAAAATGGAAGGGAATTAAGGATAGAGTTGATGAAAGTAATCTGTCCACCACATGAGATATTTTCGCTACCATAAAGCTAATCCTTGTCTGACTTTGTTAATCACAAGATCCCAAGAACTGACATTTCTTGGATTTGCGCCCATCGGGAAACCCAGGTAAGTGAATGGAAGGGAGCCCACCATGTAGTGAAGTATAAAGGCTATGTCATTGCAAAAAGAGGTTGAATAACATATCGGATAAGCACATTACTTGCCAAAGTTAATCCGTAACACAAAAGTAATCTCAAAACAACAAAGGATTTTTTTGAGAACAATAGAAAAGAGAGGTTTCAGcttgagaaaaagaataatgtCGTCCACAAATTGTAAGTGAGAAATGGAAAGACCATTTGCAAATAAAGAGATGCcttgaaaaaaatcaagatCCTCTACCTTAGATAGAAGAAGATGGAGAACTTCAACAGCCATGATGAACAGAAAAAAAGATAGTGGGTTGCCTTGATGAAGGCCTCCTTTCGTAGGAAATTCTGTGGTAGCTAAACCATTGATAAGAACTGAGACACGAACCGTAAAGATGCATTCAAATATCCATTTACTCCATAAGAGTTGAATCCCATGGCCTATATAACAAGTAAGAGAAAATCCCAGTTAACACAGTTGAACGCCTTTTCAAAATCTAACTTTATGACAATACCATCACAATTGTGCATATCTTTCTTCATACTATGAATAATCTCATTGCAAGCATGATACTATTAGTGATTTGTCTACCAATGAAAAATGCTCATTGAGTATCACTAATCACTGAGTGAATGACTTCTTAAGCTAGTTAGCAAGTTGCTAGGCTAAAATCTTATACAAAGAATTGATAAGACTAATGGGCCTATATTCCTTCAAAGACGTAAGATTGGCAACTTTGGGAATAAAAGCGATGAAGGATGAGTTAAGGACTTTTTCAATTCTGCCCATAAATTCAACAACAAAGTCAAATAAGTCTTGTCGAATTAAATGCCAGAAGTGTTTAAGGAAATTGAGGTTAAAACCATCTAGACTAGGTGCTTTTGAACCTTCACAATCCTACACCTTTGCTTTCAATTTCTACATAGAGATcagcatttcaagaaaaacaGAATCCTCTCTAGAtccatttcaagaaaaagggagGCAGATCATCTAAATTATTGATGCTTCCTTGGtctctaattttatttttacctttttttgtATCATCATTTACTTCTTCCGTctcaaattgacttaatttcAACCTAATTTGTTAAATAGTGGGATAATGTATATTGACATTATATAGACATGCAAatgtacatacatatatataatcgTTTTGACATTTTTGGATAATTATTTTAGAGAAATTGTTTAATAAGAGTATTATAAGTTGTTAAAAATCGTAACTCAAAATCTTGAAAAAATtggattgaattttttaattgattagaagAAAATATTTGGTTGACAAAGAAACCAGGTTTATCTTTTGAAGATGAGAAGGGTGATGTAATTAGGAGATTGATTGAGCTAGAGGAGATCCAGCTGGTTTCCAGGTGAAGGAGGCACTGAGGACCGGGGGAGTGGGTGCTTGTGTTAGGAAGTAGGCTTTTACGTGGAGGTAGGAAAGGGAGTAGGGTTAAGATGATGACGAATCTGATCATGGGCCTTATGATGCTAGTGCCCAGGTGCTTGCTAGCGACAAATGTGATGGCGTGAGGTTTTCAGCAAGAGAGACCTCATTGTTAGGTTAAAATCTCAGCTTTTTTATTACAATAGAATTTCTAGTCATTTGATATTTGTAAGTTAATAAATTGTTACTACTGGTAATAGAGAAGCAGGATTTAAGGTTAATGCTGGCAATTGCTTTTTGAGCaacaggttttttttttttttaactatatATATCGCTTCTAGTTACCCCAAGGCTAGAAGTCCTATGTCActagatattttttaatttcgaAGTTCAAGATTTGAGTTAGCATACTAGTTAGAGGgttcataataaaatttgcttttaaaaaaaaaaaaaaaaagacaataaTATGTGGTTATCAAGTTTACTTGAAGGATAAGTTTATTTGATGGATTAGGCAAGGCTTGTAGGAAGAAAGAGATTTTTGGTGGGCAAGTTAG
Proteins encoded in this region:
- the LOC18587457 gene encoding phenylalanine N-monooxygenase yields the protein MDNSSTISFQTQLPWGSHDFAISTLVSFHSTLVLVLLFAPLVLVKLKCTTRKNYSNRAPLPPGPTPWPVIGNLPEIWKNKPAFRWIHGLMKQLDTDIACIRLANIHVIPVTSPEIAREFLKKYDAVFASRPLTMATELASRGFLSTILVPWGDQWKKMRRVVTSNIMRPETLSWLLHKRTQEADNLVRFIYNQCVNPENDSSNGSVIDLRLAVRQYTGNVIRRMMFNKRYFGKGKEDGGPGHEEEEHVESIFTVLIHLYSFALSDYAPWLRPLDLEGHEKIVSEAMRIVNGYHDPIIDERVQQWREGKKKEPEDLLDAFILAKDSDGKPALSVEEIKAQCFDLMLATVDNPANAAEWAMAEMINQPETLQKAIEEIDGVVGKDRLVQETDIPKLNFVKACAREAFRLHPMAPFNPPHVSNADAIVAGYFIPKGSHVLLSRVGLGRNPQVWDEPLKFKPERHLKDGSMEVNLTETELRFISFSTGRRGCIGVALGSEMTIMLFARLIQGFAWKVPPDEAKIDLSESEDNLFLAKPLHALAKPRLPAAVYDQLNYK